A window of the Nycticebus coucang isolate mNycCou1 chromosome 3, mNycCou1.pri, whole genome shotgun sequence genome harbors these coding sequences:
- the AFAP1L2 gene encoding actin filament-associated protein 1-like 2 isoform X12, translated as MNKVTVNKQQDAESQDKVHEEQGPLTNGEPGQHSSAPQKSLPELPPPKMIPERKQLAIPKIESPEGYYEEAEPYDTSLNEDGEAVSSSYESYDEEDSGKGRSAPYQWPSPEASIELMRDARICAFLWRKKWLGQWAKQLCVIKDTRLLCYKSSKDHSPQLDVNLLGSSVIHKEKQVRKKEHKLKITPMNADVIVLGLQSKDQAEQWLRVIQEVSGLPSEGMSEGNQYAPDAQRLNCQKPDIAEKYLSASEYGSSTDSHPEVPETKDVKKKCSAGLKLSNLMNLGRKKSTSLEPPERSLETSSYLNVLVNSQWKSRWCSVRDNHLHFYQDRNRSKVAQQPLSLLGCEVVPDPSPDHLYSFRIIHKGEELAKLEAKSSEEMGHWLGLLLSESGSRTDPEEFTYDYVDANRVSCIVNAAKNSLLLMQRKFSEPNTYIDGLPGQAHQEELYDDVELSELTAVVEPTEEATPAADAPSESDPDRVYLDLTPIKSFLHGPSGVQAQTSSPPVVSYLDSLAEALPTDPGSGPTPAEPCLKSAEIPEEQQRQLESPEPEEPSPRNTTVKINTEQQKISFPPNCPDTVVATPAGGSPPVKDRLRAPTTEIKLGKNRTEAEVKRYTEEKERLEKKKEEIRGHLAQLRKEKRELKETLLKCTDKGAVASLEQKLREIDEECRMEESRRVDLELNIVEVKDNLKKAEAGPVTLGTTVDTTHLENVSPRPKAATPTPTPDCTPVNSATTLKNRPLSVMVTGKGTVLQKAKEWEKKGAS; from the exons ATTCCAGAGCGGAAACAGCTCGCCATCCCAAAGATCGAGTCTCCGGAGGGTTACTATGAAGAGGCTGAGCCTTATGACACGTCCCTCAATG AGGATGGAGAGGCCGTGAGCAGCTCCTATGAGTCCTATGATGAAGAGGACAGCGGCAAGGGCAGGTCGGCCCCCTACCAATGGCCCTCACCCGAGGCTAGCATCGAGCTGATGCGTGACGCCCGCATCTGTGCCTTCCTGTGGCGCAAGAAGTGGCTGGGGCAGTGGGCCAAGCAGCTCTGTGTCATCAAGGACACCCGGCTCCTG tgctataaatccTCCAAGGACCACAGCCCTCAGCTGGATGTGAACTTGCTGGGCAGCAGTGTCATCCACAAGGAGAAGCAAGTGCGGAAGAAGGAGCACAAGCTGAAGATCACGCCCATGAACGCCGACGTGATTGTGCTGGGCCTGCAGAGCAAGGACCAGGCTGAGCAGTGGCTCAGG GTCATCCAGGAGGTGAGTGGCCTGCCGTCTGAAGGAATGTCCGAGGGAAACCAATATGCCCCAGATGCCCAGCGCCTTAACTGTCAGAAG CCAGATATAGCTGAGAAGTACCTGTCAGCCTCAGAGTATGGGAGCTCCACAGACAGCCACCCGGAGGTTCCAGAAACCAAAGATG TCAAGAAGAAATGTTCTGCTGGCCTCAAACTAAGCAACCTGATGAACCTGGGCAGGAAGAAGTCCACCTCGCTGGAGCCTCCGGAGAGGTCCCTTGAGACATCCA GTTACCTGAATGTGCTGGTGAACAGCCAGTGGAAGTCTCGCTGGTGCTCTGTCAGGGACAATCACCTGCACTTCTACCAGGACCGGAACCGGAGCAAGGTGGCCCAGCAGCCCCTCAGCCTGCTGGGCTGTGAGGTGGTCCCGGACCCGAGCCCCGACCACCTCTACTCCTTCCGCATCATCCACAAGGGCGAGGAGCTAGCCAAGCTGGAG GCTAAGTCATCCGAGGAAATGGGCCACTGGCTGGGCCTCCTGCTGTCTGAGTCAGGGTCCAGGACAGACCCAGAAGAGTTTACGTACGACTATGTGGACGCCAATAGGGTTTCCTGTATTGTGAATGCTGCCAAAAACTCTCTCTT ACTGATGCAGAGAAAGTTCTCAGAGCCCAACACTTACATTGATGGCCTGCCCGGCCAAGCCCACCAGGAGGAGCTGTATGACGATGTGGAGCTGTCAGAGCTGACAGCAGTG GTAGAGCCCACTGAGGAAGCCACCCCTGCCGCAGATGCCCCAAGTGAGAGTGACCCTGACCGAGTGTACCTGGACCTCACGCCCATCAAGTCATTTCTGCACGGCCCCAGCGGTGTGCAGGCCCAGACCTCCTCCCCACCGGTGGTGTCCTACCTGGACAGTCTGGCCGAGGCCCTCCCTACAGATCCAGGCTCCGGCCCCACCCCTGCTGAGCCCTGTTTAAAGTCTGCAGAGATCCCAGAGGAGCAG CAGAGGCAGCTGGAGAGCCCAGAGCCTGAGGAGCCTTCTCCAAGAAACACCACAGTCAAAATCAACACTGAACAGCAGAAAATCTCCTTCCCACCTAACTGCCCTGACACCGTGGTGGCTACTCCAGCAGGCGGCAGCCCACCTGTGAAGGACAGGTTGCGGGCACCCACTACAG AGATCAAACTTGGCAAGAATCGAACAGAAGCCGAGGTGAAGAGGTACACAGAGGAGAAGGAGAGGCtcgagaagaagaaggaagaaatccgGGGGCACTTGGCTCAGCTCCGGAAGGAGAAACGAGAGCTAAAAGAGACCCTGCTAAAATGTACTG ACAAGGGAGCTGTGGCCAGCCTGGAGCAGAAGCTGAGGGAAATAGATGAGGAGTGCCGGATGGAGGAGAGTAGGCGTGTGGACCTTGAGCTCAACATCGTGGAGGTGAAGGACAACCtgaagaaggctgaggcagggcctGTGACGCTGGGCACCACGGTGGACACCACCCACCTGGAGAACGTGAGCCCCCGC CCTAAAGCTGCCACCCCCACGCCTACCCCCGATTGCACCCCCGTCAACTCTGCAACCACACTCAAGAACAGGCCTCTCTCCGTCATGGTGACAGGCAAAGGCACCGTACTCCAGAAGGCCAAG GAATGGGAGAAGAAAGGAGCAAGTTAG
- the AFAP1L2 gene encoding actin filament-associated protein 1-like 2 isoform X3 — MNKVTVNKQQDAESQDKVHEEQGPLTNGEPGQHSSAPQKSLPELPPPKMIPERKQLAIPKIESPEGYYEEAEPYDTSLNGTSQRPGLGGGLAAHPGLEGREDGEAVSSSYESYDEEDSGKGRSAPYQWPSPEASIELMRDARICAFLWRKKWLGQWAKQLCVIKDTRLLCYKSSKDHSPQLDVNLLGSSVIHKEKQVRKKEHKLKITPMNADVIVLGLQSKDQAEQWLRVIQEVSGLPSEGMSEGNQYAPDAQRLNCQKPDIAEKYLSASEYGSSTDSHPEVPETKDVKKKCSAGLKLSNLMNLGRKKSTSLEPPERSLETSSYLNVLVNSQWKSRWCSVRDNHLHFYQDRNRSKVAQQPLSLLGCEVVPDPSPDHLYSFRIIHKGEELAKLEAKSSEEMGHWLGLLLSESGSRTDPEEFTYDYVDANRVSCIVNAAKNSLLLMQRKFSEPNTYIDGLPGQAHQEELYDDVELSELTAVVEPTEEATPAADAPSESDPDRVYLDLTPIKSFLHGPSGVQAQTSSPPVVSYLDSLAEALPTDPGSGPTPAEPCLKSAEIPEEQQRQLESPEPEEPSPRNTTVKINTEQQKISFPPNCPDTVVATPAGGSPPVKDRLRAPTTEIKLGKNRTEAEVKRYTEEKERLEKKKEEIRGHLAQLRKEKRELKETLLKCTDKGAVASLEQKLREIDEECRMEESRRVDLELNIVEVKDNLKKAEAGPVTLGTTVDTTHLENVSPRPKAATPTPTPDCTPVNSATTLKNRPLSVMVTGKGTVLQKAKEWEKKGAS; from the exons ATTCCAGAGCGGAAACAGCTCGCCATCCCAAAGATCGAGTCTCCGGAGGGTTACTATGAAGAGGCTGAGCCTTATGACACGTCCCTCAATGGTACATCCCAGCGGCCAGGGCTTGGAGGGGGTCTAGCTGCTCATCCTGGGCTGGAAGGCAGAG AGGATGGAGAGGCCGTGAGCAGCTCCTATGAGTCCTATGATGAAGAGGACAGCGGCAAGGGCAGGTCGGCCCCCTACCAATGGCCCTCACCCGAGGCTAGCATCGAGCTGATGCGTGACGCCCGCATCTGTGCCTTCCTGTGGCGCAAGAAGTGGCTGGGGCAGTGGGCCAAGCAGCTCTGTGTCATCAAGGACACCCGGCTCCTG tgctataaatccTCCAAGGACCACAGCCCTCAGCTGGATGTGAACTTGCTGGGCAGCAGTGTCATCCACAAGGAGAAGCAAGTGCGGAAGAAGGAGCACAAGCTGAAGATCACGCCCATGAACGCCGACGTGATTGTGCTGGGCCTGCAGAGCAAGGACCAGGCTGAGCAGTGGCTCAGG GTCATCCAGGAGGTGAGTGGCCTGCCGTCTGAAGGAATGTCCGAGGGAAACCAATATGCCCCAGATGCCCAGCGCCTTAACTGTCAGAAG CCAGATATAGCTGAGAAGTACCTGTCAGCCTCAGAGTATGGGAGCTCCACAGACAGCCACCCGGAGGTTCCAGAAACCAAAGATG TCAAGAAGAAATGTTCTGCTGGCCTCAAACTAAGCAACCTGATGAACCTGGGCAGGAAGAAGTCCACCTCGCTGGAGCCTCCGGAGAGGTCCCTTGAGACATCCA GTTACCTGAATGTGCTGGTGAACAGCCAGTGGAAGTCTCGCTGGTGCTCTGTCAGGGACAATCACCTGCACTTCTACCAGGACCGGAACCGGAGCAAGGTGGCCCAGCAGCCCCTCAGCCTGCTGGGCTGTGAGGTGGTCCCGGACCCGAGCCCCGACCACCTCTACTCCTTCCGCATCATCCACAAGGGCGAGGAGCTAGCCAAGCTGGAG GCTAAGTCATCCGAGGAAATGGGCCACTGGCTGGGCCTCCTGCTGTCTGAGTCAGGGTCCAGGACAGACCCAGAAGAGTTTACGTACGACTATGTGGACGCCAATAGGGTTTCCTGTATTGTGAATGCTGCCAAAAACTCTCTCTT ACTGATGCAGAGAAAGTTCTCAGAGCCCAACACTTACATTGATGGCCTGCCCGGCCAAGCCCACCAGGAGGAGCTGTATGACGATGTGGAGCTGTCAGAGCTGACAGCAGTG GTAGAGCCCACTGAGGAAGCCACCCCTGCCGCAGATGCCCCAAGTGAGAGTGACCCTGACCGAGTGTACCTGGACCTCACGCCCATCAAGTCATTTCTGCACGGCCCCAGCGGTGTGCAGGCCCAGACCTCCTCCCCACCGGTGGTGTCCTACCTGGACAGTCTGGCCGAGGCCCTCCCTACAGATCCAGGCTCCGGCCCCACCCCTGCTGAGCCCTGTTTAAAGTCTGCAGAGATCCCAGAGGAGCAG CAGAGGCAGCTGGAGAGCCCAGAGCCTGAGGAGCCTTCTCCAAGAAACACCACAGTCAAAATCAACACTGAACAGCAGAAAATCTCCTTCCCACCTAACTGCCCTGACACCGTGGTGGCTACTCCAGCAGGCGGCAGCCCACCTGTGAAGGACAGGTTGCGGGCACCCACTACAG AGATCAAACTTGGCAAGAATCGAACAGAAGCCGAGGTGAAGAGGTACACAGAGGAGAAGGAGAGGCtcgagaagaagaaggaagaaatccgGGGGCACTTGGCTCAGCTCCGGAAGGAGAAACGAGAGCTAAAAGAGACCCTGCTAAAATGTACTG ACAAGGGAGCTGTGGCCAGCCTGGAGCAGAAGCTGAGGGAAATAGATGAGGAGTGCCGGATGGAGGAGAGTAGGCGTGTGGACCTTGAGCTCAACATCGTGGAGGTGAAGGACAACCtgaagaaggctgaggcagggcctGTGACGCTGGGCACCACGGTGGACACCACCCACCTGGAGAACGTGAGCCCCCGC CCTAAAGCTGCCACCCCCACGCCTACCCCCGATTGCACCCCCGTCAACTCTGCAACCACACTCAAGAACAGGCCTCTCTCCGTCATGGTGACAGGCAAAGGCACCGTACTCCAGAAGGCCAAG GAATGGGAGAAGAAAGGAGCAAGTTAG
- the AFAP1L2 gene encoding actin filament-associated protein 1-like 2 isoform X7 yields the protein MNKVTVNKQQDAESQDKVHEEQGPLTNGEPGQHSSAPQKSLPELPPPKMIPERKQLAIPKIESPEGYYEEAEPYDTSLNEDGEAVSSSYESYDEEDSGKGRSAPYQWPSPEASIELMRDARICAFLWRKKWLGQWAKQLCVIKDTRLLCYKSSKDHSPQLDVNLLGSSVIHKEKQVRKKEHKLKITPMNADVIVLGLQSKDQAEQWLRVIQEVSGLPSEGMSEGNQYAPDAQRLNCQKPDIAEKYLSASEYGSSTDSHPEVPETKDVKKKCSAGLKLSNLMNLGRKKSTSLEPPERSLETSSYLNVLVNSQWKSRWCSVRDNHLHFYQDRNRSKVAQQPLSLLGCEVVPDPSPDHLYSFRIIHKGEELAKLEAKSSEEMGHWLGLLLSESGSRTDPEEFTYDYVDANRVSCIVNAAKNSLLLMQRKFSEPNTYIDGLPGQAHQEELYDDVELSELTAVVEPTEEATPAADAPSESDPDRVYLDLTPIKSFLHGPSGVQAQTSSPPVVSYLDSLAEALPTDPGSGPTPAEPCLKSAEIPEEQRQLESPEPEEPSPRNTTVKINTEQQKISFPPNCPDTVVATPAGGSPPVKDRLRAPTTEIKLGKNRTEAEVKRYTEEKERLEKKKEEIRGHLAQLRKEKRELKETLLKCTDKGAVASLEQKLREIDEECRMEESRRVDLELNIVEVKDNLKKAEAGPVTLGTTVDTTHLENVSPRPKAATPTPTPDCTPVNSATTLKNRPLSVMVTGKGTVLQKAKEWEKKGAS from the exons ATTCCAGAGCGGAAACAGCTCGCCATCCCAAAGATCGAGTCTCCGGAGGGTTACTATGAAGAGGCTGAGCCTTATGACACGTCCCTCAATG AGGATGGAGAGGCCGTGAGCAGCTCCTATGAGTCCTATGATGAAGAGGACAGCGGCAAGGGCAGGTCGGCCCCCTACCAATGGCCCTCACCCGAGGCTAGCATCGAGCTGATGCGTGACGCCCGCATCTGTGCCTTCCTGTGGCGCAAGAAGTGGCTGGGGCAGTGGGCCAAGCAGCTCTGTGTCATCAAGGACACCCGGCTCCTG tgctataaatccTCCAAGGACCACAGCCCTCAGCTGGATGTGAACTTGCTGGGCAGCAGTGTCATCCACAAGGAGAAGCAAGTGCGGAAGAAGGAGCACAAGCTGAAGATCACGCCCATGAACGCCGACGTGATTGTGCTGGGCCTGCAGAGCAAGGACCAGGCTGAGCAGTGGCTCAGG GTCATCCAGGAGGTGAGTGGCCTGCCGTCTGAAGGAATGTCCGAGGGAAACCAATATGCCCCAGATGCCCAGCGCCTTAACTGTCAGAAG CCAGATATAGCTGAGAAGTACCTGTCAGCCTCAGAGTATGGGAGCTCCACAGACAGCCACCCGGAGGTTCCAGAAACCAAAGATG TCAAGAAGAAATGTTCTGCTGGCCTCAAACTAAGCAACCTGATGAACCTGGGCAGGAAGAAGTCCACCTCGCTGGAGCCTCCGGAGAGGTCCCTTGAGACATCCA GTTACCTGAATGTGCTGGTGAACAGCCAGTGGAAGTCTCGCTGGTGCTCTGTCAGGGACAATCACCTGCACTTCTACCAGGACCGGAACCGGAGCAAGGTGGCCCAGCAGCCCCTCAGCCTGCTGGGCTGTGAGGTGGTCCCGGACCCGAGCCCCGACCACCTCTACTCCTTCCGCATCATCCACAAGGGCGAGGAGCTAGCCAAGCTGGAG GCTAAGTCATCCGAGGAAATGGGCCACTGGCTGGGCCTCCTGCTGTCTGAGTCAGGGTCCAGGACAGACCCAGAAGAGTTTACGTACGACTATGTGGACGCCAATAGGGTTTCCTGTATTGTGAATGCTGCCAAAAACTCTCTCTT ACTGATGCAGAGAAAGTTCTCAGAGCCCAACACTTACATTGATGGCCTGCCCGGCCAAGCCCACCAGGAGGAGCTGTATGACGATGTGGAGCTGTCAGAGCTGACAGCAGTG GTAGAGCCCACTGAGGAAGCCACCCCTGCCGCAGATGCCCCAAGTGAGAGTGACCCTGACCGAGTGTACCTGGACCTCACGCCCATCAAGTCATTTCTGCACGGCCCCAGCGGTGTGCAGGCCCAGACCTCCTCCCCACCGGTGGTGTCCTACCTGGACAGTCTGGCCGAGGCCCTCCCTACAGATCCAGGCTCCGGCCCCACCCCTGCTGAGCCCTGTTTAAAGTCTGCAGAGATCCCAGAGGAGCAG AGGCAGCTGGAGAGCCCAGAGCCTGAGGAGCCTTCTCCAAGAAACACCACAGTCAAAATCAACACTGAACAGCAGAAAATCTCCTTCCCACCTAACTGCCCTGACACCGTGGTGGCTACTCCAGCAGGCGGCAGCCCACCTGTGAAGGACAGGTTGCGGGCACCCACTACAG AGATCAAACTTGGCAAGAATCGAACAGAAGCCGAGGTGAAGAGGTACACAGAGGAGAAGGAGAGGCtcgagaagaagaaggaagaaatccgGGGGCACTTGGCTCAGCTCCGGAAGGAGAAACGAGAGCTAAAAGAGACCCTGCTAAAATGTACTG ACAAGGGAGCTGTGGCCAGCCTGGAGCAGAAGCTGAGGGAAATAGATGAGGAGTGCCGGATGGAGGAGAGTAGGCGTGTGGACCTTGAGCTCAACATCGTGGAGGTGAAGGACAACCtgaagaaggctgaggcagggcctGTGACGCTGGGCACCACGGTGGACACCACCCACCTGGAGAACGTGAGCCCCCGC CCTAAAGCTGCCACCCCCACGCCTACCCCCGATTGCACCCCCGTCAACTCTGCAACCACACTCAAGAACAGGCCTCTCTCCGTCATGGTGACAGGCAAAGGCACCGTACTCCAGAAGGCCAAG GAATGGGAGAAGAAAGGAGCAAGTTAG
- the AFAP1L2 gene encoding actin filament-associated protein 1-like 2 isoform X11, translated as MNKVTVNKQQDAESQDKVHEEQGPLTNGEPGQHSSAPQKSLPELPPPKMIPERKQLAIPKIESPEGYYEEAEPYDTSLNGTSQRPGLGGGLAAHPGLEGREDGEAVSSSYESYDEEDSGKGRSAPYQWPSPEASIELMRDARICAFLWRKKWLGQWAKQLCVIKDTRLLCYKSSKDHSPQLDVNLLGSSVIHKEKQVRKKEHKLKITPMNADVIVLGLQSKDQAEQWLRVIQEVSGLPSEGMSEGNQYAPDAQRLNCQKPDIAEKYLSASEYGSSTDSHPEVPETKDVKKKCSAGLKLSNLMNLGRKKSTSLEPPERSLETSSYLNVLVNSQWKSRWCSVRDNHLHFYQDRNRSKVAQQPLSLLGCEVVPDPSPDHLYSFRIIHKGEELAKLEAKSSEEMGHWLGLLLSESGSRTDPEEFTYDYVDANRVSCIVNAAKNSLLLMQRKFSEPNTYIDGLPGQAHQEELYDDVELSELTAVVEPTEEATPAADAPSESDPDRVYLDLTPIKSFLHGPSGVQAQTSSPPVVSYLDSLAEALPTDPGSGPTPAEPCLKSAEIPEEQQRQLESPEPEEPSPRNTTVKINTEQQKISFPPNCPDTVVATPAGGSPPVKDRLRAPTTEIKLGKNRTEAEVKRYTEEKERLEKKKEEIRGHLAQLRKEKRELKETLLKCTDKGAVASLEQKLREIDEECRMEESRRVDLELNIVEVKDNLKKAEAGPVTLGTTVDTTHLENVSPRPKAATPTPTPDCTPVNSATTLKNRPLSVMVTGKGTVLQKAKVSGHTQPPLGPLF; from the exons ATTCCAGAGCGGAAACAGCTCGCCATCCCAAAGATCGAGTCTCCGGAGGGTTACTATGAAGAGGCTGAGCCTTATGACACGTCCCTCAATGGTACATCCCAGCGGCCAGGGCTTGGAGGGGGTCTAGCTGCTCATCCTGGGCTGGAAGGCAGAG AGGATGGAGAGGCCGTGAGCAGCTCCTATGAGTCCTATGATGAAGAGGACAGCGGCAAGGGCAGGTCGGCCCCCTACCAATGGCCCTCACCCGAGGCTAGCATCGAGCTGATGCGTGACGCCCGCATCTGTGCCTTCCTGTGGCGCAAGAAGTGGCTGGGGCAGTGGGCCAAGCAGCTCTGTGTCATCAAGGACACCCGGCTCCTG tgctataaatccTCCAAGGACCACAGCCCTCAGCTGGATGTGAACTTGCTGGGCAGCAGTGTCATCCACAAGGAGAAGCAAGTGCGGAAGAAGGAGCACAAGCTGAAGATCACGCCCATGAACGCCGACGTGATTGTGCTGGGCCTGCAGAGCAAGGACCAGGCTGAGCAGTGGCTCAGG GTCATCCAGGAGGTGAGTGGCCTGCCGTCTGAAGGAATGTCCGAGGGAAACCAATATGCCCCAGATGCCCAGCGCCTTAACTGTCAGAAG CCAGATATAGCTGAGAAGTACCTGTCAGCCTCAGAGTATGGGAGCTCCACAGACAGCCACCCGGAGGTTCCAGAAACCAAAGATG TCAAGAAGAAATGTTCTGCTGGCCTCAAACTAAGCAACCTGATGAACCTGGGCAGGAAGAAGTCCACCTCGCTGGAGCCTCCGGAGAGGTCCCTTGAGACATCCA GTTACCTGAATGTGCTGGTGAACAGCCAGTGGAAGTCTCGCTGGTGCTCTGTCAGGGACAATCACCTGCACTTCTACCAGGACCGGAACCGGAGCAAGGTGGCCCAGCAGCCCCTCAGCCTGCTGGGCTGTGAGGTGGTCCCGGACCCGAGCCCCGACCACCTCTACTCCTTCCGCATCATCCACAAGGGCGAGGAGCTAGCCAAGCTGGAG GCTAAGTCATCCGAGGAAATGGGCCACTGGCTGGGCCTCCTGCTGTCTGAGTCAGGGTCCAGGACAGACCCAGAAGAGTTTACGTACGACTATGTGGACGCCAATAGGGTTTCCTGTATTGTGAATGCTGCCAAAAACTCTCTCTT ACTGATGCAGAGAAAGTTCTCAGAGCCCAACACTTACATTGATGGCCTGCCCGGCCAAGCCCACCAGGAGGAGCTGTATGACGATGTGGAGCTGTCAGAGCTGACAGCAGTG GTAGAGCCCACTGAGGAAGCCACCCCTGCCGCAGATGCCCCAAGTGAGAGTGACCCTGACCGAGTGTACCTGGACCTCACGCCCATCAAGTCATTTCTGCACGGCCCCAGCGGTGTGCAGGCCCAGACCTCCTCCCCACCGGTGGTGTCCTACCTGGACAGTCTGGCCGAGGCCCTCCCTACAGATCCAGGCTCCGGCCCCACCCCTGCTGAGCCCTGTTTAAAGTCTGCAGAGATCCCAGAGGAGCAG CAGAGGCAGCTGGAGAGCCCAGAGCCTGAGGAGCCTTCTCCAAGAAACACCACAGTCAAAATCAACACTGAACAGCAGAAAATCTCCTTCCCACCTAACTGCCCTGACACCGTGGTGGCTACTCCAGCAGGCGGCAGCCCACCTGTGAAGGACAGGTTGCGGGCACCCACTACAG AGATCAAACTTGGCAAGAATCGAACAGAAGCCGAGGTGAAGAGGTACACAGAGGAGAAGGAGAGGCtcgagaagaagaaggaagaaatccgGGGGCACTTGGCTCAGCTCCGGAAGGAGAAACGAGAGCTAAAAGAGACCCTGCTAAAATGTACTG ACAAGGGAGCTGTGGCCAGCCTGGAGCAGAAGCTGAGGGAAATAGATGAGGAGTGCCGGATGGAGGAGAGTAGGCGTGTGGACCTTGAGCTCAACATCGTGGAGGTGAAGGACAACCtgaagaaggctgaggcagggcctGTGACGCTGGGCACCACGGTGGACACCACCCACCTGGAGAACGTGAGCCCCCGC CCTAAAGCTGCCACCCCCACGCCTACCCCCGATTGCACCCCCGTCAACTCTGCAACCACACTCAAGAACAGGCCTCTCTCCGTCATGGTGACAGGCAAAGGCACCGTACTCCAGAAGGCCAAGGTAAGTGGTCACACCCAGCCTCCCTTGGGACCCCTCTTCTGA